Proteins from a genomic interval of Verrucomicrobiota bacterium:
- a CDS encoding sigma-70 family RNA polymerase sigma factor yields the protein MSDVTHILDRIEQGDGNAASELLPLVYEQLRHLAASKMAQEAPGNTLQPTALVHEAWLRLAGNQNQHWNSRNHFFMAAAEAMRRILIEHARQKSRLKRGGDRQRVPLEELDLAVNADSETLLLVEDALARLNADDPVKARLVELRFFTGLTLEEAAQVLGVSTPTAKRYWAYARAWLFQEIERLR from the coding sequence ATGAGCGATGTCACCCACATCCTCGACCGCATCGAGCAGGGCGATGGCAACGCCGCATCGGAACTGTTGCCGCTGGTTTATGAGCAGTTGCGCCACTTGGCCGCAAGCAAGATGGCCCAGGAAGCGCCCGGCAACACGCTCCAACCTACCGCCCTCGTCCATGAAGCTTGGCTCCGACTCGCCGGCAACCAAAATCAGCATTGGAACAGCCGTAACCATTTCTTCATGGCGGCGGCCGAGGCCATGCGGCGCATCCTTATCGAGCACGCCCGGCAGAAATCCCGGCTCAAACGCGGCGGCGACCGGCAGCGCGTGCCGCTCGAGGAATTGGACCTCGCCGTCAACGCCGATTCCGAAACCCTGTTGCTTGTTGAAGACGCGCTCGCGCGGCTGAACGCTGATGATCCTGTCAAAGCCCGGCTCGTTGAGCTGCGTTTCTTCACCGGCTTGACGCTCGAGGAAGCCGCGCAAGTGCTCGGGGTCTCCACGCCGACGGCCAAGCGCTATTGGGCCTATGCGCGCGCGTGGCTCTTCCAGGAAATCGAACGCCTCCGCTGA
- a CDS encoding DUF885 domain-containing protein has product MIRRMLIALLLTSLCFATAFTLLAETDFERDCAKLAKGNGRDAERLHQLIKLHWEYTMHENPEFATGVGYPGQNHRWTDNSLEAIDRRKRELQAPMKVIQSINRSKLKAADQLNYDLFKKDQENAIEGTRFKGEYMPLTQLNGVQQDVAQLLEISPRAKVKDYEDMIARFNSVPTLIDQTLLLLNKGLETGITPPRITLRDVPQQVLNQLVEDPDKNAMLKPFTEFPLEIPTAVRDRLRKDAAVALKEEILPAFRKLHEFLVKTYLPGARESIAMSDLPDGKAWYAYNVRTRTTTSLTPQQIHELGLSEVKRIRAEMDKVIAATGFKGSFDEFLKFLRKDSRFYFADADSLLTAYREICKRADPELAKLFGKLPRLPYGVLPVPAYAEKSQTTAYYQPGSPQAGRPGYYYANTYALDMRPKWEMEALTLHESVPGHHLQIALAQEMTDAPEFRKHGGYTAFVEGWGLYAESLGDEMGFYKDPYMKFGQLTYEMWRAIRLVVDTGMHSMGWTRQRAIDYFLANASKNEHDVTVEVDRYIVWPGQALAYKIGQLKMQELRDYAKKELGDRFDIRAFHDELLGNGALPMDILETRMKAWTARQKR; this is encoded by the coding sequence ATGATCCGCCGAATGTTGATTGCTTTGTTGCTCACGTCGCTTTGCTTCGCCACCGCCTTTACCCTCCTTGCTGAAACCGACTTCGAGCGTGATTGCGCCAAGCTGGCTAAAGGGAACGGTAGGGATGCCGAGCGCCTGCATCAGCTTATCAAGCTCCACTGGGAATACACGATGCACGAGAACCCGGAGTTCGCGACCGGAGTCGGTTATCCTGGTCAGAACCATCGCTGGACGGACAATTCACTGGAGGCGATCGATCGTCGCAAACGCGAACTGCAAGCGCCGATGAAGGTCATTCAATCGATCAATCGTTCGAAGCTGAAAGCCGCCGATCAGTTGAATTACGATTTGTTCAAGAAGGACCAGGAGAACGCCATCGAAGGCACGCGCTTCAAAGGCGAATACATGCCGCTGACGCAATTGAACGGCGTGCAACAGGACGTGGCGCAGTTGCTGGAGATTTCTCCGCGCGCGAAGGTTAAGGATTACGAAGACATGATCGCGCGGTTCAACTCCGTGCCGACACTAATCGATCAGACGCTCCTGCTGCTGAACAAGGGACTTGAAACGGGCATCACACCACCTCGCATCACGCTGCGCGATGTGCCACAGCAAGTGCTGAATCAACTCGTGGAAGACCCGGACAAAAATGCGATGCTTAAACCATTCACCGAGTTTCCTTTGGAAATTCCGACGGCGGTGCGGGATCGTTTGCGCAAGGACGCCGCGGTCGCTCTGAAAGAAGAAATCCTGCCGGCGTTTCGCAAACTGCATGAGTTCCTGGTCAAAACGTATCTGCCCGGCGCGCGTGAAAGCATTGCCATGAGCGACCTGCCCGATGGCAAAGCCTGGTACGCCTACAACGTCCGCACTCGCACGACGACTTCGCTGACGCCACAGCAGATTCACGAGCTTGGATTGTCCGAAGTGAAACGCATTCGTGCCGAGATGGACAAAGTCATCGCGGCGACCGGATTCAAAGGCAGCTTCGACGAGTTCCTGAAATTTCTCCGCAAGGATTCACGATTCTATTTCGCGGACGCGGACAGCCTGTTGACGGCTTATCGCGAAATATGCAAGCGGGCCGATCCGGAGTTGGCGAAATTGTTCGGCAAACTGCCGCGCCTGCCCTACGGCGTGTTGCCCGTTCCGGCTTACGCGGAGAAATCGCAGACCACGGCCTATTACCAACCCGGCTCGCCACAGGCGGGTCGGCCCGGATATTATTACGCCAACACCTACGCGCTCGACATGCGGCCCAAGTGGGAGATGGAAGCGCTGACGTTGCACGAATCCGTGCCGGGTCATCATCTGCAAATCGCGCTCGCGCAGGAAATGACCGATGCGCCGGAGTTCCGCAAGCACGGTGGCTACACGGCGTTCGTCGAAGGCTGGGGGCTGTATGCCGAAAGTCTCGGCGACGAGATGGGTTTCTACAAAGACCCCTACATGAAGTTCGGTCAGCTCACTTACGAAATGTGGCGCGCCATCCGGCTGGTCGTCGATACCGGCATGCACTCGATGGGTTGGACGCGTCAGCGGGCCATCGACTACTTCCTCGCCAACGCCAGCAAGAACGAACACGACGTGACGGTGGAAGTGGACCGCTACATCGTCTGGCCGGGACAGGCGCTGGCCTACAAAATCGGCCAGTTGAAAATGCAAGAACTCCGCGACTACGCCAAAAAGGAACTCGGCGACAGGTTCGACATCCGCGCCTTCCACGACGAACTCCTCGGCAACGGCGCATTGCCGATGGATATTCTGGAAACGCGGATGAAAGCGTGGACGGCAAGACAGAAGAGGTAG